The following coding sequences are from one Mesorhizobium terrae window:
- a CDS encoding transporter substrate-binding domain-containing protein has translation MKLKILSLFVALAAGVGHASAAEGELAIGTEGAYPPWSMADAAGNVTGFDADVGNLLCEKLAVKCRFVVQAFDGLIPALKAKRFDVIISGMSITEDRRKEIDFSVGYAELANMFVAPKGSDLAAITDYDTLLKALDGKKVGVQAGTTHAHFLEKKVPDADIKTYDTLDQMQIDLATGRIDTAFADVSALQDFLAKPDGKNFQLVDVKILSTVDPTLGEGVGVGIAKDNTELKAKINKALCELVADGSVGKSSEKWFKMDISRPCQ, from the coding sequence ATGAAACTGAAGATCCTTTCTCTCTTTGTCGCGCTTGCCGCCGGCGTGGGACATGCGTCGGCGGCGGAGGGCGAGCTGGCAATCGGCACCGAAGGGGCCTATCCACCCTGGAGCATGGCCGATGCTGCAGGCAACGTGACCGGCTTCGACGCCGACGTCGGCAACCTGTTGTGCGAAAAGCTGGCGGTGAAATGCCGCTTCGTGGTGCAGGCTTTCGACGGCCTGATCCCGGCGCTCAAGGCCAAGCGCTTCGACGTCATCATCTCGGGCATGTCGATCACCGAGGACCGCAGGAAGGAGATCGATTTCTCCGTCGGCTATGCGGAACTGGCCAACATGTTCGTCGCGCCGAAAGGGTCGGACCTGGCCGCCATCACCGACTACGACACGCTTCTGAAAGCGCTCGACGGCAAGAAGGTCGGCGTGCAGGCGGGAACGACACATGCGCACTTCCTGGAAAAGAAAGTGCCGGATGCGGACATCAAGACCTATGACACGCTCGACCAGATGCAGATCGATCTCGCGACGGGGCGCATCGATACTGCATTCGCTGACGTGTCGGCTCTGCAGGACTTCCTCGCCAAGCCGGACGGAAAGAATTTTCAGCTAGTCGACGTGAAAATTCTCAGCACGGTCGATCCGACGCTCGGCGAAGGCGTAGGCGTTGGCATCGCCAAGGACAACACCGAACTCAAGGCCAAGATCAACAAGGCCCTGTGTGAGCTGGTCGCGGACGGCTCGGTCGGTAAGTCCAGCGAGAAATGGTTCAAGATGGATATTTCCCGCCCCTGCCAGTGA
- a CDS encoding DUF2817 domain-containing protein yields the protein MREPASAPSYSLGFADLRRNFQTAARRANAELFEYPHPLHGPDGEKLATDVALLGRRDAPKLLVLISGTHGIEGQFGSACQTAWAAQNHPWRLPEDTAVLTIHLINPWGTAWSRRVNEDNVDLNRNFIDWEAAPPRNEKYAALHEALVWREWEGPERDRADEAFAAARKALGAHAVIAQIVEAGQYEFPDGLYYGGDGPTWSNRTLREILTTFAGHARQAIVFDLHTGAGPYGYPALLTVAEADHAGIAWGQSVFGPALATVLTGRDATTDTGIAATATGYVSDAVRKAMPQARVLPLVVECGTLKGEAVLEAVIADNWLHLAGTVGSPLGGRIKSTLRSAFIPEDADWQGNCLATSLRYFDRALADLKSGGSPSRKGPVLKLVAAGAEVETLPPVEPAPAPARPAVEVDDLHKSFGNLEVLSGVSLAAQPGEVVSMIGSSGSGKSTFLRCINLLEQPNGGRVFVDGEEICMKPAGEGRSVPADMRQVERIRARVGMVFQSFNLWPHMTVLENIVEAPVHVLKERRDEAVERAHALLKKVGLSEKHGQYPGQLSGGQQQRAAIARTLAMRPKVILFDEPTSALDPELVGEVLRVIRQLADDGNTMILVTHEMQFAREVSHKILFLHRGKVEEEGAPAELFANPRSERLRQFLARTL from the coding sequence ATGCGTGAACCAGCCTCCGCGCCCTCCTATTCACTCGGCTTTGCCGACCTGCGGCGGAATTTCCAAACCGCCGCGCGGCGCGCCAACGCCGAACTCTTCGAATATCCGCATCCGCTGCACGGGCCGGACGGCGAGAAATTGGCGACCGACGTGGCGCTGCTCGGCCGCCGCGATGCGCCAAAGCTGCTCGTCCTGATTTCTGGAACCCACGGCATCGAGGGCCAGTTCGGCTCGGCCTGCCAGACGGCGTGGGCGGCGCAGAACCATCCATGGCGGCTGCCGGAAGACACGGCGGTGCTGACCATACATCTCATCAATCCATGGGGCACGGCCTGGTCGCGGCGGGTCAACGAGGACAATGTCGATCTGAACCGCAATTTCATCGACTGGGAAGCCGCTCCGCCCCGTAACGAGAAATACGCGGCCTTGCATGAGGCGCTTGTGTGGCGCGAATGGGAAGGTCCGGAACGGGATCGCGCCGACGAAGCTTTCGCGGCGGCAAGAAAGGCGTTGGGCGCGCACGCGGTCATCGCGCAGATTGTCGAAGCCGGGCAGTACGAGTTCCCCGATGGCCTCTACTACGGCGGCGACGGGCCGACCTGGTCGAACCGCACGTTGCGCGAAATCCTGACGACATTCGCCGGCCATGCCCGGCAGGCGATCGTTTTCGATCTCCACACCGGCGCGGGGCCTTACGGCTATCCGGCGCTGCTCACGGTGGCGGAAGCAGACCATGCCGGTATCGCCTGGGGGCAATCCGTGTTCGGCCCGGCGCTGGCGACGGTGCTGACGGGAAGGGATGCCACGACCGATACCGGCATCGCCGCCACCGCCACCGGCTATGTTTCGGACGCCGTGCGCAAGGCGATGCCGCAAGCACGCGTGTTGCCGCTGGTGGTGGAATGCGGCACGCTGAAGGGCGAGGCCGTGCTGGAGGCCGTGATCGCAGACAACTGGTTGCATCTGGCCGGAACGGTGGGTTCGCCGCTCGGCGGGCGCATAAAAAGCACGCTGCGCTCGGCTTTCATCCCTGAGGACGCAGATTGGCAAGGCAACTGCCTGGCGACGAGCCTGCGCTATTTCGACCGCGCGCTCGCCGACCTGAAAAGTGGGGGCAGTCCCTCGCGCAAAGGCCCGGTGCTCAAATTGGTGGCGGCCGGCGCCGAGGTAGAGACACTGCCTCCCGTCGAGCCCGCGCCCGCGCCGGCAAGGCCGGCCGTCGAGGTGGACGACCTGCACAAGAGTTTCGGCAATCTCGAAGTGTTGAGCGGCGTCAGTCTCGCCGCGCAGCCCGGCGAGGTGGTGTCGATGATCGGCTCCTCAGGTTCGGGCAAGAGCACGTTCTTGCGCTGCATCAACCTGCTCGAACAACCCAACGGCGGCCGTGTCTTCGTCGACGGCGAAGAGATCTGCATGAAGCCGGCCGGCGAGGGGCGCTCGGTCCCGGCCGACATGCGCCAGGTCGAGCGCATCCGCGCGCGCGTCGGCATGGTGTTCCAGAGCTTCAATCTGTGGCCGCACATGACGGTGCTAGAAAACATCGTCGAGGCGCCCGTACACGTCTTGAAGGAACGCCGCGACGAGGCCGTCGAGCGTGCGCACGCGCTGCTGAAAAAGGTCGGCCTTTCGGAAAAGCACGGCCAGTATCCCGGCCAGCTTTCGGGCGGCCAGCAGCAGCGCGCGGCGATCGCGCGGACGCTGGCGATGCGTCCCAAGGTCATCCTGTTCGACGAGCCGACCTCAGCGCTCGATCCCGAGCTGGTGGGCGAGGTGCTGCGCGTCATCCGCCAGCTCGCGGATGACGGCAACACCATGATCCTGGTGACGCACGAGATGCAGTTTGCGCGCGAGGTGTCGCACAAGATCCTCTTTCTCCATCGCGGCAAGGTGGAGGAGGAGGGGGCTCCGGCGGAGCTGTTCGCCAATCCACGGTCCGAGCGTCTGCGCCAGTTCCTGGCCCGCACGCTCTGA
- a CDS encoding MFS transporter: MRAGFIALAVAYVLSQFFRAFLAVLAPVLQTEIGAHANDLAFATGVWLAAFAALQLPVGYALDYLGPRRTSSGLILAAIGAAVFALAQGPATVTVAMALIGAGCAPALMVSLYIFARIYPPALFASLTGLLMGVSSIGNLAAATPMAWAASVFGWRACLWALAAGTTLTTLAIVAFVHDPERAAMSGENNGGFFALLRTPAILLLVPLTFVHYAPVAGIRGLWVGPYLADAFGLDAVGIGNVSLAMGIAMIAGSFVYGPLDRMLGTRKGALLGGNLALAAALLGLWAWPSAGLGLAVALLCAIGFFGSSYPLMIAYGRSFFPHHLAGRGVTFLNFVAMGGAGLAQIASGWLYGMTGNPAAPAAPHAMVFLFFGVLVLAGCGIYAFTGDRLD; the protein is encoded by the coding sequence ATGCGCGCCGGTTTCATCGCGCTAGCCGTTGCCTATGTGCTCAGTCAGTTTTTCCGCGCTTTTCTCGCCGTGCTGGCGCCAGTGCTCCAAACCGAGATCGGAGCTCACGCCAATGACCTGGCGTTCGCCACCGGAGTCTGGCTGGCCGCCTTCGCGGCACTTCAGCTCCCGGTCGGCTATGCGCTCGACTATCTCGGTCCGCGCCGCACCTCCAGCGGGCTCATACTGGCTGCGATCGGCGCTGCCGTCTTCGCCCTGGCACAAGGCCCGGCGACAGTGACGGTGGCGATGGCCTTGATCGGAGCCGGCTGCGCACCGGCCCTCATGGTTTCACTCTACATTTTCGCCCGCATCTACCCGCCGGCTCTATTTGCGAGCCTGACAGGCCTGCTGATGGGCGTCAGCTCGATCGGCAATCTCGCCGCCGCTACCCCGATGGCCTGGGCGGCAAGCGTTTTCGGATGGCGTGCCTGCCTGTGGGCACTGGCGGCCGGCACGACGCTGACCACGCTCGCGATCGTCGCCTTCGTGCATGATCCGGAACGCGCGGCAATGTCAGGAGAGAACAATGGAGGGTTCTTCGCCCTGCTGAGGACGCCGGCCATATTGCTCCTCGTCCCGCTGACCTTCGTTCACTATGCCCCGGTTGCGGGCATTCGCGGGCTGTGGGTCGGCCCCTATCTGGCAGATGCTTTCGGTCTCGATGCGGTGGGGATCGGCAACGTGAGCCTCGCAATGGGCATAGCGATGATCGCCGGAAGCTTTGTCTACGGGCCGCTGGACAGGATGCTCGGTACCCGCAAGGGGGCGCTGCTCGGCGGCAACCTCGCGCTCGCGGCGGCCCTCCTCGGCCTCTGGGCCTGGCCGTCGGCCGGGCTCGGCCTTGCCGTGGCCCTGCTCTGCGCCATCGGCTTCTTCGGCTCTTCCTATCCCCTGATGATCGCGTATGGCCGCAGCTTCTTTCCGCATCATCTGGCGGGGCGTGGCGTCACCTTTCTCAACTTCGTCGCGATGGGCGGTGCGGGGCTCGCGCAGATCGCGAGTGGTTGGCTGTACGGGATGACGGGCAATCCGGCGGCCCCGGCCGCTCCCCACGCCATGGTGTTTCTGTTCTTTGGCGTCCTCGTTCTTGCCGGGTGCGGGATATACGCCTTTACGGGCGATCGGCTCGATTGA
- a CDS encoding ABC transporter permease, which translates to MDFGLWQVWEGGWVGAILRGAAVTIAVAVTAMLGGVIVGIVCGLVKWGRIRPLTYLVDGYTALVRGVPELLIIYLLFFSSVEFVTKVATAFGYAGLADAGYAFIIAVVAIGAISGAYSTEVVRGALEAVPHGHVEAARELGLPGSRIFRRIIAPQMLRIAFPGLNNVWQTTIKDTALVSVVGLQELMRTAFIGSGTTRHPFIFYLIAAVVYLAITLVSQFGIDRAERGLRLRERK; encoded by the coding sequence ATGGATTTCGGTCTTTGGCAGGTCTGGGAAGGCGGTTGGGTTGGCGCTATCCTTCGTGGTGCTGCCGTTACGATTGCGGTGGCGGTGACAGCCATGCTTGGCGGGGTCATCGTCGGCATCGTCTGTGGCCTCGTCAAATGGGGGCGCATCCGCCCGCTGACCTATCTCGTCGACGGTTATACGGCTTTAGTGCGCGGGGTGCCGGAACTACTCATCATCTATCTGTTGTTTTTCTCTTCGGTCGAGTTCGTCACCAAGGTCGCTACCGCATTTGGCTACGCGGGTCTGGCAGACGCCGGTTACGCTTTCATCATAGCGGTGGTAGCCATCGGCGCGATCTCGGGGGCTTACTCAACGGAAGTCGTGCGCGGTGCGCTGGAAGCCGTACCTCACGGTCATGTCGAGGCCGCCCGAGAACTCGGCCTGCCGGGTTCGCGAATTTTCCGGCGCATCATCGCGCCGCAGATGCTACGCATCGCTTTTCCGGGCCTGAACAACGTTTGGCAAACCACCATCAAGGATACCGCTCTTGTTTCGGTGGTCGGCTTGCAGGAATTGATGCGCACGGCGTTTATCGGTTCCGGCACCACGCGCCATCCCTTTATCTTCTATCTGATCGCGGCGGTGGTCTATCTCGCAATCACGCTTGTCAGTCAGTTCGGCATCGACCGGGCCGAACGCGGCCTGAGGTTACGCGAAAGAAAGTAG
- a CDS encoding ABC transporter permease, with protein MDFDLIREAVPVLLKGLRVTAQLTLFSMLIGFSLGLLLAVMRVSTNRFVSGFAKYYSNVFRGTPLLVQIFLFYYGLGQFSFVKENAVLWWVVSDGARCAVMALALNTAAYTSEILRGGLMSVPHGLVEAAQACGMSRVLRSRRIEFPLAIHQALPAYGNEVVLLVKGTSLASTITVLEVTGYAKRLMSQTYAVLEVFAIAGALYLVTNLILVALVRALENRFMRHHRR; from the coding sequence ATGGACTTCGACCTGATCCGCGAAGCGGTCCCGGTTCTCCTGAAGGGGCTACGCGTTACCGCGCAGCTGACACTATTCTCGATGCTGATCGGTTTTAGTCTTGGCCTGTTGTTGGCGGTTATGCGCGTATCAACTAACCGTTTCGTTTCCGGTTTTGCCAAATACTATAGCAATGTCTTCCGCGGAACACCGCTTCTGGTCCAGATATTCCTATTCTACTACGGTCTAGGTCAGTTCTCCTTCGTGAAGGAAAATGCTGTGCTGTGGTGGGTGGTCAGTGACGGCGCGCGTTGTGCGGTGATGGCGCTGGCACTTAACACTGCGGCTTATACATCCGAGATCCTGCGCGGCGGCTTAATGTCGGTGCCTCACGGGCTCGTCGAGGCCGCCCAAGCCTGCGGCATGTCGCGGGTTCTGCGGTCTCGCCGCATCGAATTTCCACTTGCCATCCACCAAGCGCTACCCGCCTACGGGAATGAAGTAGTGCTGTTGGTAAAGGGCACAAGCCTCGCGTCGACCATAACTGTGCTGGAAGTGACGGGATACGCCAAACGCCTGATGAGCCAGACCTATGCGGTGCTGGAGGTTTTCGCGATTGCTGGCGCGCTTTATCTGGTCACCAATTTGATCCTGGTTGCATTAGTGCGAGCACTCGAGAATCGCTTTATGCGTCATCATCGGCGGTAA